A window from Salvia miltiorrhiza cultivar Shanhuang (shh) chromosome 2, IMPLAD_Smil_shh, whole genome shotgun sequence encodes these proteins:
- the LOC131011837 gene encoding uncharacterized protein LOC131011837 → MQQVNDPPPSAVEEAEPPECPVCLQPYDAVTAIPRVLSCGHTTCEACLKLLPRPFPNTIRCTVCTLLLKLPNSLSSLPKNLDLLYFSSLLQRTRPLEEKTVIPPGTKSASPPSVLKRWPHEFYCRWRRWILPEDCISIGGARLDSDGGVFDGIVLRVFGSDRVLGCVLREKEYVGLVKVGILVEGSKLIKPSYESGILTVLWGMGEEERDKLGVILNAGFRVSNVGKAYGFWCDEADKSVYIVFQKFASSNFITDCVFKRGKVENERLIADEMISLGVVGVEICEVLSRLHLEGLTVGYLSLNCLGFDDFSRVCVDLSEVVNSSRRVSRAVHRACTNADFSLKDMLLDHQNLVFLSPEVLLQLVVKAAGFEMNSLNVYEVGPVSDVWSVASLLVWVIVGSSFVEEMESFLHSVVNAVRSEKGCDYASLYVVWMEKVSALLKRRLGLDFAPLLDILCRCLGLEPGHRPMATELWKCLRGLVVKPQFDIGLTLRNEQRNQESGHCIVLGDVWRMVDETEDGSEGKEESGRDDVRLRVEGDVVDGIAHGNFKCLEMKGHLGFITGLVIGGGFLFSSSYDKIVSVWSLEDFTHVHSFNGHEHKVMSVIFVDGEQPLCISGDNEGVICIWDASFPFSEVPIMKLHENKDWRYSGIHAMTNSGTDYLFTGSGDRLVKAWSLQDHNFVCAMSGHKSVVSSLVLCNGVLYSGSWDGTVRLWSLGDYSPLTVLGDDKLGNVVPVSSLAADHNLLFVGHDNGNITIWHDDVLVKSTQRHEGSVFSVATNGKWLFSGGWDKKISVQEVSEAAEGVDVVPLGTIACNSPITALLYRHGKLFVGQADRIIKVYYGV, encoded by the exons ATGCAGCAAGTCAATGATCCGCCGCCGTCCGCCGTGGAAGAGGCAGAGCCGCCGGAGTGCCCGGTATGTCTGCAGCCTTACGACGCCGTGACGGCCATCCCGCGCGTCCTGAGCTGCGGCCACACCACCTGCGAAGCGTGCCTGAAGTTGCTCCCCCGCCCATTCCCCAACACTATCCGCTGCACCGTCTGCACCCTCCTCCTCAAATTACCCAACTCGCTCTCTTCGCTCCCCAAGAACCTCGACCTCCTCTATTTCTCCTCCCTTCTCCAACGCACCCGCCCCCTCGAGGAGAAAACAGTAATTCCGCCGGGAACAAAATCGGCTTCACCTCCCTCTGTTTTGAAGCGGTGGCCGCATGAGTTCTATTGTAGATGGAGGAGATGGATACTCCCAGAAGACTGTATTTCGATTGGGGGAGCTCGTCTGGATAGTGATGGTGGGGTTTTCGATGGAATTGTTTTGAGGGTTTTTGGGAGTGATCGTGTGCTGGGGTGtgttttgagagagaaagaatacGTGGGCCTTGTTAAAGTTGGGATTTTGGTGGAAGGTTCGAAGTTGATCAAGCCAAGCTATGAGTCGGGAATCCTCACTGTTTTGTGGGGGATgggggaagaagagagagataaaTTGGGGGTTATTTTGAATGCTGGTTTTAGAGTGAGTAATGTGGGgaaggcctatggattttggtgtGATGAGGCGGATAAGAGCGTGTATATTGTTTTCCAGAAATTTGCTTCGTCTAATTTTATAACTGATTGTGTTTTCAAGAGAGGGAAGGTTGAAAATGAAAGGCTCATTGCTGATGAAATGATTTCTCTGGGAGTGGTTGGTGTGGAAATATGTGAGGTTTTGAGCCGCTTGCATCTAGAGGGGCTAACTGTTGGTTACTTGAGTTTGAATTGTCTTGGTTTCGATGATTTTAGTCGTGTTTGTGTAGACTTAAGTGAGGTTGTAAATAGCAGTAGGAGAGTTAGTAGAGCAGTGCATAGAGCTTGCACAAATGCGGATTTTAGTTTGAAGGATATGTTATTGGATCATCAAAACCTTGTGTTTCTTAGTCCTGAGGTGTTGTTGCAGTTAGTTGTGAAGGCGGCGGGGTTTGAGATGAATTCGCTAAACGTGTATGAAGTAGGTCCTGTTTCGGATGTTTGGTCAGTGGCCTCTTTGCTGGTTTGGGTTATTGTTGGAAGCTCTTTTGTGGAAGAGATGGAGTCTTTCTTGCATTCTGTGGTTAATGCTGTTAGAAGTGAAAAGGGTTGTGATTATGCTAGTTTGTACGTAGTGTGGATGGAGAAAGTTTCTGCGTTGTTGAAGAGGAGACTAGGATTGGATTTTGCTCCGTTGCTGGATATTTTGTGCAGATGTCTGGGGTTAGAGCCTGGACATCGGCCTATGGCAACTGAACTATGGAAATGCTTGAGGGGGTTGGTTGTTAAACCTCAGTTTGATATTGGACTCACCTTGAGAaatgagcagagaaatcaagagtCGGGTCATTGTATAGTACTAGGAGATGTATGGCGCATGGTTGATGAAACTGAGGATGGTTCGGAGGGAAAAGAAGAGAGTGGTAGAGATGATGTGAGATTGAGGGTTGAAGGAGATGTAGTTGATGGTATCGCTCATGGTAATTTCAAATGTCTAGAGATGAAAGGTCATCTTGGTTTCATCACAGGATTAGTTATCGGTG GGGGCTTCCTCTTCAGCTCCTCGTATGATAAGATAGTCAGTGTATGGTCTCTGGAG GACTTCACTCATGTTCATTCGTTTAATGGTCACGAGCATAAAGTTATGTCTGTTATTTTCGTGGATGGCGAACAACCATTGTGCATCAGTGGTGATAATGAAGGCGTTATATGCATCTGGGATGCTAGTTTTCCCTTTTCCGAAGTGCCAATTATGAAGTTGCACGAGAATAAGGATTGGCGGTATAGTGGCATTCATGCAATGACAAATTCTGGTACTGACTATCTGTTCACCGGCAGTGGAGACAGATTAGTAAAAGCATGGTCGTTGCAG GATCATAACTTTGTGTGTGCTATGAGCGGTCACAAGTCAGTAGTCTCGTCACTTGTACTTTGCAATGGCGTCCTATATAGTGGAAGCTGGGATGGGACTGTTCGATTATGGTCTCTTGGCGATTATAGTCCTCTAACGGTGTTGGGGGATGACAAGCTCGGAAATGTAGTACCAGTTTCGTCTCTTGCTGCTGATCACAATTTGCTCTTCGTTGGTCATGACAACGGCAACATAACG ATATGGCACGATGATGTCCTCGTGAAGTCTACTCAGAGGCACGAAGGTTCCGTCTTCTCAGTCGCTACAAACGGGAAATGGCTGTTTAGCGGGGGCTGGGACAAGAAAATAAGTGTGCAG GAAGTATCCGAAGCTGCAGAAGGGGTGGACGTCGTCCCTCTTGGGACCATCGCCTGCAACTCCCCGATAACGGCTCTGTTGTATCGGCATGGGAAGCTATTTGTTGGTCAAGCCGATAGAATTATAAAG GTCTACTATGGAGTGTAG
- the LOC131011839 gene encoding probable receptor-like protein kinase At1g11050 — protein MLYFSFPDQKNKMSILFFSLFIFIINEAAAADSASCPINFDYVGTLPWDASLCRRPLQSPGCCQTLRSLFGVGLAQHLNRTSTFYLPNLNTSSACIAQFEAKIASMSIITSPLPICFNDTAEFVNNASCAGIATVQDWIDTAAPASLPLESACNGDLTGLTRCSMCVDAGLRVNSYLVSSHPNSTKCFFFAVLYAAAIANDLGPEDVRSAACIFGLPPSRPPRSNHRIRRFVFGFVGGLVGVSGFVILFLLYTKWQRKRKHDSIHESYVTSVKSMQPNIGATFFHLRELERATDGFSDKNLIGQGGFGVVYRGTLPDNTHIAVKQILDSNSTETDDDFTNEALIISRIRHRNLLPLRGFCAASDRFHGRRRFLVYDFMPNGSLNDHIFTSNDHHHQLSWPHRKNIILDIAKGLAYLHHGIKPAIYHRDIKATNILLDAEMKAKVADFGLAKQNTQGESHLTTRVAGTHGYLAPEYALYGQLTEKSDVYSFGVVVLEIMSGRRVLDPSQSSKILITDWAWELVKSDKVEEVFHEFIREEGPKGVMERFVRVGILCAHVMVALRPTIQDALRMLEGDIDIPRLPLTAHHLLQMPSNYYTHTTSTTQASAPTWTTTSSSGF, from the coding sequence ATGCTTTACTTTTCTTTCCCCGACCAGAAAAACAAAATGAGCATTCTCTTCTTCTCCTtgttcatcttcatcatcaatgaagcagcagcagcagattcAGCCTCATGCCCCATCAATTTCGACTACGTGGGAACCTTGCCGTGGGACGCCTCCCTCTGCCGGCGGCCCCTCCAGTCACCCGGCTGCTGCCAGACTCTCCGCAGCCTCTTCGGCGTCGGCCTCGCCCAACACCTCAACCGCACCTCCACCTTCTACCTCCCCAACCTCAACACCTCCTCCGCCTGCATAGCCCAATTCGAAGCCAAAATCGCATCCATGTCCATAATCACATCCCCACTCCCCATCTGCTTCAACGACACCGCCGAGTTCGTCAACAACGCCTCCTGCGCCGGCATCGCCACCGTACAGGACTGGATCGACACGGCCGCCCCCGCCTCCCTCCCTCTCGAGTCCGCCTGCAACGGCGACCTCACCGGCCTCACCCGCTGCAGCATGTGCGTCGACGCCGGCCTCAGGGTCAACTCCTACCTCGTCTCCTCGCATCCCAACTCCACCAAATGCTTCTTCTTCGCAGTGCTCTACGCCGCCGCCATCGCCAACGACTTGGGCCCTGAAGACGTGAGATCCGCCGCCTGCATATTCGGCCTGCCCCCGTCCAGACCTCCAAGATCAAACCACAGAATTCGAAGATTTGTTTTCGGGTTCGTAGGGGGTCTAGTGGGGGTTTCCGGCTTCGTCATCCTCTTCCTGCTCTACACAAAGTGGCAGAGGAAGAGGAAACATGATTCCATCCATGAAAGCTACGTGACGTCTGTGAAATCCATGCAACCCAACATCGGAGCTACGTTTTTCCATCTCCGAGAGCTGGAGAGAGCCACCGATGGATTCTCAGACAAGAATTTGATCGGACAGGGCGGCTTCGGAGTTGTCTACAGAGGAACCCTCCCCGACAACACACACATCGCAGTGAAGCAGATTCTGGATTCAAATTCCACAGAAACGGACGACGATTTCACCAACGAGGCGCTCATCATAAGCAGGATCCGCCACAGGAACCTCCTCCCTCTCAGAGGATTCTGCGCCGCCAGCGACAGATTCCACGGCAGGAGGCGCTTCCTCGTCTACGACTTCATGCCAAACGGCAGCTTGAACGATCACATCTTCACTTCCAACGATCACCATCATCAGCTATCTTGGCCCCACCGCAAGAACATAATCCTCGACATAGCCAAAGGGCTGGCCTACCTGCATCACGGGATCAAGCCCGCCATCTACCACCGCGATATAAAGGCCACAAACATTCTCCTCGACGCGGAGATGAAGGCCAAAGTTGCCGATTTCGGGCTAGCCAAGCAGAACACACAAGGCGAATCCCATCTCACCACCAGAGTTGCGGGAACTCACGGCTACCTAGCGCCAGAGTATGCTCTGTACGGGCAGTTGACAGAGAAGAGCGACGTATACAGCTTCGGGGTGGTGGTTCTCGAGATCATGAGCGGCCGGAGGGTGCTGGACCCCTCGCAGAGCTCCAAAATCTTGATCACGGATTGGGCGTGGGAGCTCGTGAAGAGCGATAAGGTGGAGGAAGTTTTCCATGAGTTTATAAGGGAGGAAGGGCCCAAGGGAGTGATGGAGAGATTCGTGAGGGTTGGGATTCTGTGCGCGCATGTCATGGTCGCGCTTAGGCCCACCATTCAGGATGCCTTGAGGATGCTCGAAGGCGACATCGACATCCCTCGTCTGCCTCTCACCGCCCACCACCTTCTGCAAATGCCCTCTAACTATTATACTcataccacatctacaactcaggCCTCTGCACCTACTTGGACCACTACTAGTTCATCAGGATTTTAG
- the LOC131011840 gene encoding 1-aminocyclopropane-1-carboxylate oxidase 5-like, protein MAIPVIDFSKTEGEERAKTLAEIAHCCQEWGFFQLVNHGISEELLERVKKVASECYKVEREAGFEESEVVKKLKEKQSDERIEDFDWEDVFLLTDHNAQEWPSKTAGFKETMEEYRSELKKLAMRVMEAMDENLGLPKGYMKRAFNGGEEEEAFFGTKVSHYPPCPEPERVAGLRAHTDAGGVILLFQDDEVESLQILKDGEWVDVQPLRNAIVINTGDQVEVLSNGRYKSVWHRILATPHGNRRSIASFYNPSTTATIQPAPQLLLEEVHPEYPSFVFGDYMSVYADQKFLPKEPRFRAVKAL, encoded by the exons ATGGCAATTCCGGTGATTGATTTCTCGAAGACGGAAGGAGAGGAGAGGGCCAAGACACTGGCTGAGATTGCTCATTGCTGTCAAGAGTGGGGATTCTTTCAG TTGGTGAATCATGGGATCTCGGAGGAGCTCCTGGAGAGGGTGAAGAAGGTGGCGTCGGAATGCTACAAGGTGGAGAGGGAGGCCGGTTTCGAGGAGTCGGAAGTGGTGAAGAAgttgaaggagaagcagagtgATGAGAGGATTGAAGATTTTGATTGGGAAGATGTGTTCTTGCTCACTGATCACAATGCTCAAGAGTGGCCCTCCAAAACTGCTGGCTTCAA GGAGACCATGGAAGAGTACAGAAGCGAACTGAAGAAACTGGCGATGAGAGTGATGGAAGCAATGGATGAGAACTTGGGCCTCCCAAAAGGGTACATGAAGAGGGCATTCAACggcggagaagaagaagaagccttTTTCGGGACGAAGGTGAGCCACTACCCACCGTGCCCGGAGCCGGAGAGGGTGGCGGGGCTGCGGGCCCACACGGATGCGGGTGGGGTGATACTGCTGTTCCAAGATGATGAGGTGGAGTCCCTCCAAATCTTGAAAGATGGAGAGTGGGTGGATGTGCAGCCTCTGAGAAACGCCATAGTCATCAACACAGGTGATCAGGTGGAGGTGCTCAGCAACGGCAGGTACAAGAGCGTCTGGCACCGCATTCTCGCCACACCACACGGCAACAGAAGGTCCATTGCCTCCTTCTACAATccctccaccaccgccaccaTTCAGCCGGCCCCTCAGCTGCTCCTCGAGGAGGTCCACCCAGAGTATCCCAGCTTCGTGTTTGGAGACTACATGTCTGTTTATGCTGACCAGAAGTTTCTGCCTAAAGAGCCCAGGTTCCGAGCTGTCAAGGCACTGTAA